CGTCGAAACCATTCTTGCTGAAGATGCGGGCACGGTTACGCTCTGCACGCTCGGCTGCCTGACCAATATTGCGCTTGCGCTGCAGAAGGCGCCGGAGATTGCGCCACGCATTCGCGAGCTGGTGATGATGGGCGGTGGTTTCTTCGAGGGGGGAAACATCACGCCGGCGGCCGAATTCAACATCTATGTCGATCCTGATGCGGCAAAGATCGTTTTTGCCTCGGGTATCCCGATCGTCATGATGCCGCTGGACGTAACGCACCGTGTGCTCACCTACAAGCACCGGGTTGAGAAGATCCGCGCTATCGGATCGCGCCCGGCTGTCGCCATGGCCGAGATGCTGGATTTCTTCGAGCGCTTCGATATCGAGAAATATGGCTCGGATGGCGGTCCGTTGCATGATCCGACGGTTATTGCCTACTTGTTGCGTCCCGAACTCTTCAAGGGACGCGACTGCAACGTCGAAATCGAAACGACGTCCGAATTGACGGTCGGCATGACCGTGGTCGACTGGTGGCAGGTGACCGGCCGCAAGCACAATGCCAGGGTCATGCGTGAAGTGGACGACCAGGGCTTCTTCGATCTCCTGACCGAGCGGCTCGCACGGCTCTAACGCTACACATGAAAACGGCGCCCGAGGGCGCCGTTTTCATGTTGAAACCACTTAAATTCCACGCTCTCCGCGTCATTCCCGGCCTGGTGCCGCGGATAACGGAGGAGAGCGTTGCGGCAGGCGATCAGAACTCTTCCCAGCTGTCGGCAGCGAGTGCGTTTGCACCGGAGGTCTGCGGCATTGACTTCGTCGGGGTCGTATAGCGGGCAGGGGCAGGCTTTGCCGCGGCGTAGCTTGCCGGGGCCTTCGCCGGTGCGGCCGGTGTGCGCATGCGCTCGGCTGTACCCCGCAGCATGGCGGCTGACGACTGACCCTGGCGGGCGACCTGGAAGCGCGAGACGAGCGAGCTCAGCGTGCGGGCTTCTTCGTTCAGTGCCATGCTGGCGGCTGTGGTTTCTTCGACCATGGCTGCGTTCTGCTGGGTCACCTGATCCATCTGGTTGACGGCGGTGTTGATCTCCTTGAGGCCGACGGCCTGTTCGGAAGCAGAGCCGGAGATCTGGCGGATGAGGCCGTTGATCTGGACAACCTGATCGGCGATCTTCTGCAGCGCACTGCCGGTCTGGCCGACGAGATCCACGCCCTCGCGGACCTGTTCGGCCGAGGTGTTGATCAGCGCCTTGATTTCCTTGGCGGCATTGGCGGAGCGCTGGGCGAGCTCACGCACTTCCTGGGCGACGACCGCGAACCCCTTGCCGGCATCACCGGCGCGGGCTGCCTCGACACCGGCGTTGAGCGCCAGCAGGTTGGTCTGGAAGGCGATTTCGTCGATGACGCCGATGATGCGGCTGACTTCGCCGGACGACTGCTCGATGCCCTTCATGGCCGAAATCGCCTTCTGGACGACTTCGCCGGACTTTTCAGCATCGCCGCTGGCCGATTCCACCGATTTGGCGGCAACCTTGGCATTGTCGGCGCTGGCATTGACCTGCGAGGTCAGCTGGTCGAGGGCGGCTGCGGTTTCCTCGAGGCTTGCGGCCTGTTGCTCCGTGCGGTGCGACAGGTCGTTGGCAGCCGACGAGATTTCGCCGGTACCGTTGCCGATGTTGTGGACGGACGCGTTGACGGTCTGGATGGTCTCTTCAAGGCTCTGCATCGCGGCATTGAAGTCGATTTTCAGCTGCGCGTATTCGCCCGGGAAATCGTCGGCAATGCGGTAGGCGAGATCACCGGCCGACAGATGCGACAGACTCCTGCCGAGACGGGCGACGATATCGCGCTGGAGGGCGTTCGACTGAGCACGCTCGGCTTCCGTCATGTTGCGCTGTTCTTCCGACTGACGACGTTCGTGCTGAGCTTCGGCTTCCAGGCGCTTGGTATGGGCGAGCTGGTGGCGGAAACCTTCCAGGGCCTTGGCGACAGCGCCGGTTTCGTCGGTGCGGTCCTGGCCGGCGATCGGGTTGGTGTAGACGCCGCGGCCGAGGGCTTCGACGTCAGTCACAAGGCCGGTAAGGGGCTTCTGGACGAAGCGGCGAACGGCGAAATAAAGGCCGAGCATAACAGCTGCAAGAACAACGAGACCGCCAATGATCATCATGTAG
This genomic stretch from Pararhizobium capsulatum DSM 1112 harbors:
- a CDS encoding nucleoside hydrolase, whose product is MAAARKIIIDSDPGQDDAAAIMLALGSPEELDILGITTVAGNVPLALTSRNARVVCELSGRPDIKVFEGADKPLLRQLVTAEHVHGKTGLDGPVVDEPTMPVQEQHAVDFIVETILAEDAGTVTLCTLGCLTNIALALQKAPEIAPRIRELVMMGGGFFEGGNITPAAEFNIYVDPDAAKIVFASGIPIVMMPLDVTHRVLTYKHRVEKIRAIGSRPAVAMAEMLDFFERFDIEKYGSDGGPLHDPTVIAYLLRPELFKGRDCNVEIETTSELTVGMTVVDWWQVTGRKHNARVMREVDDQGFFDLLTERLARL
- a CDS encoding methyl-accepting chemotaxis protein, translating into MLKFQAKSLATKLIAVTGGTIALVLLASNYVLISQTQDRVQTLVRQQAEAEAKAIASGVASDIGELAGAARSMAGSVGLGHEGGFLDRKSIISILKSNVENNAFAFGSWFAEAPDAAFDGKAADYVEKKDLGGSKTGAFNPYWTKNKTGGISFSAFESDYEGQWYSLAAKSGKGAMSAPYSETTTGEAVSMASIAYPVKSGGKMIGVSGVDVSLNSLAEKLSKLHPFGTGRVTLLAQNGNWLVAPIPELLMKPYEDGGVDLVKEALASGKTGLVQGLQFSEAEPFDRIIYPFALPDINTSWVVLVDVPRSAIAAPVNDQTYMMIIGGLVVLAAVMLGLYFAVRRFVQKPLTGLVTDVEALGRGVYTNPIAGQDRTDETGAVAKALEGFRHQLAHTKRLEAEAQHERRQSEEQRNMTEAERAQSNALQRDIVARLGRSLSHLSAGDLAYRIADDFPGEYAQLKIDFNAAMQSLEETIQTVNASVHNIGNGTGEISSAANDLSHRTEQQAASLEETAAALDQLTSQVNASADNAKVAAKSVESASGDAEKSGEVVQKAISAMKGIEQSSGEVSRIIGVIDEIAFQTNLLALNAGVEAARAGDAGKGFAVVAQEVRELAQRSANAAKEIKALINTSAEQVREGVDLVGQTGSALQKIADQVVQINGLIRQISGSASEQAVGLKEINTAVNQMDQVTQQNAAMVEETTAASMALNEEARTLSSLVSRFQVARQGQSSAAMLRGTAERMRTPAAPAKAPASYAAAKPAPARYTTPTKSMPQTSGANALAADSWEEF